A genomic segment from Drosophila miranda strain MSH22 chromosome 3, D.miranda_PacBio2.1, whole genome shotgun sequence encodes:
- the LOC117188135 gene encoding mitochondrial import inner membrane translocase subunit Tim10 produces MDMSQISPADQAKVQVMQEMEIEMMSDLYNRMTTACHKKCIPPRYSESELGKGEMVCIDRCVAKYLDIHEHIGKKLTAMSMQDAELMKNMTS; encoded by the exons ATGGACATGTCCCAGATCAGCCCGGCCGACCAGGCCAAAGTACAGGTCATGCAAGAAATGGAAATTGAAATGATGTCCGATTTATATAACCGCATGACGACCGCATGCCACAAGAAGTGCATTCCACCGCGCTATTCGGAGTCGGAGTTGG GAAAGGGCGAGATGGTCTGCATCGACCGCTGTGTGGCTAAGTACCTGGACATTCATGAGCATATTGGCAAGAAGCTAACGGCCATGTCCATGCAGGACGCAGAGCTCATGAAGAATATGACTAGTTAA
- the LOC117188136 gene encoding uncharacterized protein LOC117188136: MTLGNAGRIAVCWGILTAGGVYAFVLSKQSVDSRRYESMRVRERMRKANHGDYDSSSSERRFD; the protein is encoded by the exons ATGACGTTAGGAAACGCTGGACGAATTGCTGTTTGTTG GGGAATTCTGACCGCTGGTGGAGTATACGCTTTTGTGCTGTCCAAGCAATCCGTTGATAGCCGGCGTTACGAGAGCATGCGAGTGCGTGAACGCATGAGAAAAGCAAATCACGGCGACTACGACTCTTCCTCTTCTGAACGGCGTTTTGACTAA